One segment of Candidatus Omnitrophota bacterium DNA contains the following:
- a CDS encoding P-II family nitrogen regulator, with protein MKKIEAIIRPEKLDDVRKAIEAVGYPGITITEAEGHGKQKGITQQWRGETYRLEFLPKVKLEIVVGDADVEPTVQAIIKAARTGGVGDGKIFVTDVRDIIRIRTGERGEAAI; from the coding sequence ATGAAGAAAATTGAAGCGATCATTCGTCCGGAAAAGTTGGACGACGTCCGCAAGGCGATTGAAGCCGTCGGCTATCCGGGGATTACCATCACCGAAGCCGAAGGCCACGGCAAGCAGAAGGGGATTACGCAGCAGTGGCGCGGCGAAACGTATCGGCTGGAGTTTCTGCCGAAGGTGAAGCTGGAGATTGTGGTGGGGGACGCGGATGTCGAGCCGACCGTCCAAGCCATCATCAAAGCCGCCCGAACCGGCGGCGTGGGTGATGGGAAAATCTTCGTCACCGATGTTCGGGACATCATTCGCATCCGCACCGGGGAGCGCGGCGAGGCCGCCATCTAA
- a CDS encoding glutamine synthetase beta-grasp domain-containing protein, with the protein MPRGTVAAARRAVRVTRSAAAATVGANHNAKLTAPITEDAVKKVWQIIRQNKITVVDLKFNDLPGLWQHFSIPVEEVAQSAKEGIWVDGIGFDGSSIRGFQKIQESDMNLFPDPSTAVLDPVCETPTLSIVCDIYDPLTHEPYSRDPRYIAKKAEAYLKKTGIGDVSYWGPEPE; encoded by the coding sequence ATGCCACGAGGAACAGTTGCAGCAGCGCGCCGAGCGGTTCGGGTCACCCGAAGTGCCGCGGCCGCCACGGTCGGCGCGAATCATAATGCCAAGCTCACCGCGCCGATTACGGAAGACGCAGTCAAGAAAGTCTGGCAGATCATCCGCCAGAACAAAATCACTGTGGTTGACCTGAAGTTCAACGACCTGCCCGGCTTGTGGCAGCACTTCTCCATCCCCGTCGAGGAAGTGGCCCAGAGCGCGAAGGAAGGCATTTGGGTTGATGGCATCGGCTTTGACGGCTCCTCGATCCGCGGGTTCCAGAAGATTCAAGAGTCGGACATGAACCTGTTTCCCGACCCGTCGACGGCGGTGCTGGATCCGGTCTGCGAGACTCCCACCCTCAGCATCGTCTGCGACATCTACGACCCGCTGACCCACGAACCCTACTCTCGCGATCCCCGCTATATCGCCAAGAAAGCCGAAGCGTATCTCAAGAAGACCGGCATCGGCGATGTGAGCTACTGGGGGCCGGAGCCGGAGT